A stretch of Coccidioides posadasii str. Silveira chromosome 2, complete sequence DNA encodes these proteins:
- a CDS encoding uncharacterized protein (EggNog:ENOG410PGVQ~COG:S): METSIMAQAKKAMSLDGSASDQSSIQALANKAPCPNDQGSKRTSRAGGIVIEYLLQTAPEFRELTDLRQKGWSNPAGDQFFQKQRQTADNADGQTVLHFYDMMKKIGRELHLSTDAFRISGDIWRGRILDMCMAPGGFLAEALSVNSGSRALGFTLPLCKGGHKILLPRNLNFRVKYQDITMFAADMGVTDIPKEHPDAPNFLPRQLDPREVFDLVICDGQVLRTHDRAAYREAREARRLTLTQLALGVEHVRHGGTIVALLHKIEAWDTVSLLYTFSKFSSVQVFKPQKFHAKRSSFYMVATNIQSQHDEAILAIRKWKTLWRLATFGTDEQYGNAVDESETGVETVLEKFGLELVRLARDIWNTQARALAKAPFIKAQ, encoded by the exons ATGGAGACATCTATCATGGCACAAGCTAAGAAAGCAATGAGCCTCGACGGCAGTGCATCGGACCAAAGTAGTATTCAGGCCCTTGCAAACAAGGCGCCATGTCCGAACGATCAAGGATCGAAACGCACCAGTCGCGCCGGTGGCATTGTCATCGAGTATCTCCTGCAAACCGCCCCAGAATTTCGGGAGCTGACTGATCTCCGGCAAAAG GGATGGAGCAATCCTGCGGGTGATCAGTTCTTCCAAAAACAACGCCAAACAGCTGATAATGCCGACGGCCAAACTGTTTTGCACTTCTACGACATGATGAAGAAAATTGGAAGGGAGCTTCATCTTTCCACTGATGCATTTCGGATCTCAGGGGATATCTGGAGAGGACGCATTCTCGACATGTGCATGGCCCCGGGTGGTTTTCTCGCGGAGGCACTCAGTGTGAATTCTGGATCTCGCGCTCTAGGTTTTACCTTGCCTCTTTGCAAGGGAGGACACAAGATTTTACTCCCAAGAAATCTAAATTTTAGAGTGAAATACCAGGATATAACAATGTTTGCCGCAGATATGGGGGTGACAGATATCCCAAAGGAGCACCCTGATGCTCCGAATTTTCTGCCGCGGCAGCTCGACCCAAGAGAAGTCTTCGATCTCGTCATATGTGACGGCCAGGTGCTTCGAACGCATGATCGAGCAGCCTATCGGGAAGCGCGTGAAGCTCGCAGGCTGACCCTCACTCAGCTGGCACTGGGCGTTGAGCATGTCAGACACGGCGGAACTATAGTTGCCCTCCTCCATAAGATTGAGGCATGGGACACCGTTTCCCTTCTGTATACGTTCAGCAAGTTCTCTTCCGTGCAGGTCTTTAAGCCACAGAAATTCCACGCTAAGCGGTCCTCCTTCTACATGGTTGCCACCAATATTCAGAGCCAGCACGACGAGGCTATTCTCGCGATCAGGAAATGGAAGACGCTATGGAGGCTTGCGACATTCGGAACAGACGAGCAATACGGTAATGCGGTGGATGAGAGTGAGACGGGAGTCGAGACGGTGCTTGAGAAGTTTGGATTGGAGCTGGTGAGGCTGGCAAGGGACATTTGGAACACTCAGGCGAGGGCCTTAGCAAAGGCTCCCTTCATTAAAGCACAATGA
- a CDS encoding uncharacterized protein (TransMembrane:1 (o61-81i)), protein MARPATTHCAITRTGKAPKLSNRPFPLLSHPVFSTCFSLNPAGPPLFSLSLSLPPSLPPSLPSSSSFAIYLVSFSLLFSLYRPVIGMVYGKPFTLASFPFDSPSYPSTFPTIRRPTDFLTPLRPFFFTFSSSHLIPSTVPIRVASTFSSTLALDTVS, encoded by the coding sequence ATGGCGCGTCCCGCCACTACTCACTGTGCCATCACCCGAACAGGAAAGGCGCCAAAACTCTCAAATCGCCCTTTTCCGCTTTTGTCCCATCCAGTCTTTTCGACTTGCTTTTCCCTCAATCCAGCTGgtcctcctctcttctctctctctctctccctccctccctctcttccACCATCCCtcccatcatcatcttccttCGCCATCTATCTTGTATCCTTTTCGCTTCTTTTCTCATTATACCGTCCAGTCATTGGAATGGTCTATGGCAAACCTTTTACTCTCGCCAGTTTTCCCTTCGACTCTCCCTCTTATCCGTCTACGTTTCCTACCATCCGTCGACCCACAGATTTTCTCACACCACTACGACCTTTTTTCTTCACCTTCTCTTCATCGCATTTGATTCCGTCGACCGTCCCCATTCGAGTTGCTTCAACTTTTTCATCGACTCTTGCCCTCGATACCGTGTCGTGA
- a CDS encoding uncharacterized protein (EggNog:ENOG410PKXG~COG:S~BUSCO:3824at33183), with protein MTETSFANTHSTAHLFPVTAPALSPPLVNGSHSGQQDDEEPYTIKCICIFDDDDGSTVFCERCETWQHIVCYYDDQEVPEIHNCTDCEPRVLDSKRATERQKRLREQNDSGDRKGKRSGAKYQKKKTKDAASATDTTNGWNPHDKSGSNSVSKDQQPPTKKQRTSHRSSASVSSVAAALTSDSRKRGASSIVLPSPTKPPSHPPIPLYSQEFLHLYDNDHVNTNMHGNLFDTLGLAGDLASWVQDPSALALVANGRSAKDVFTYSDQPLDHSKWPVLSKQSVTDTSIDYDGRHPTWRFLKVDKDVRKDEIVGEVRGKVGHFRDYCLDPNSRWQELRHPEPFVFFHPQLPIYIDSRKEGTLLRYIRRSCRPNVTLKTFITNEIEYHFCFVANQDISGDSEITTTWYLDPQLFPASNGFVKQEGPNDGIPDAAAISISNVLAHFGGCACDPSQPCLLANVDRRQRPRNSDSNVKQLNGRRKKSKNRNNVSPVSTGRATNSRAGSESRKHREDEDQSENRSVSGSVRDHPQSRDLTPTGHSAADILGTNGTELSAREKRKIAAAERKFEQLEQDQQHAQKKRKRTNVGTSTSKSSGSSKPPRLDTMPTRRSPSTSAKASPGSANSRRESRLTPKTSAASTPRIGSPLARANYVDCSIQTDSDETDPLYVPPKSPPRPCFVPLTKRLLSRYHHDRLKLDESKGLNHAPVKQAISSMPPPPTPKLPLSPQSEKDIEMKDVDTSITLQRLARPASRSSDHAPIESPELPFKPPRLPLPSTAAHNFPVRSPSGDEPGKLRVQPPQAQPSSPVSFSNNPSSGPHPTYLPPPLSTKLQGPPSSLTPGLGITAPSPVKKRMSLGDYMRSRGNLTTPSAEKSHTLILSGGQPPTPSAAPGNSTESGHTPTKPTRTADEPIKRESDTTSDVVMKDASSLPPHADKSSNPALLSRDPRINPST; from the exons ATGACAGAGACCTCCTTCGCAAACACGCATTCCACGGCGCATCTCTTTCCGGTCACTGCTCCTGCGCTCTCTCCTCCCCTCGTCAACGGCAGCCACTCAGGTCAGCAAGACGACGAAGAACCCTACACCATCAAGTGCATCTGTATatttgatgatgatgacggcAGCACCGTATTTTGCGAACGCTGTGAAACGTGGCAACACATCGTATGTTACTACGATGACCAAGAAGTGCCAGAGATTCACAACTGTACAGACTGCGAGCCCAGGGTCCTTGACTCGAAACGTGCCACTGAACGTCAGAAGAGGCTAAGAGAGCAAAATGACAGCGGTGACCGGAAAGGTAAAAGGTCAGGTGCGAAATACCAAAAGAAGAAGACCAAAGACGCAGCATCGGCGACGGACACCACAAATGGCTGGAATCCTCACGACAAGAGTGGCTCAAATTCTGTCTCCAAAGACCAACAACCCCCAACAAAAAAGCAACGCACATCCCATCGTTCTTCCGCTTCCGTAAGCTCCGTAGCCGCAGCCCTAACCAGCGACTCGAGGAAAAGAGGAGCTTCGTCCATCGTCTTACCAAGCCCTACCAAACCTCCATCTCATCCTCCAATCCCTCTATATTCGCAGGAATTCCTACACCTGTACGATAATGACCACGTCAACACAAATATGCATGGCAATCTCTTTGACACACTTGGCCTGGCGGGTGATTTAGCTTCATGGGTTCAAGATCCTTCAGCACTTGCTCTCGTCGCCAACGGTCGCAGTGCAAAAGATGTGTTCACGTATTCTGACCAGCCGTTGGATCATTCTAAATGGCCTGTTCTATCGAAGCAGTCAGTGACGGATACGAGTATTGACTACGACGGAAGACACCCTACGTGGCGCTTCTTAAAGGTTGACAAGGATGTGCGCAAGGACGAGATCGTTGGTGAAGTTCGAGGCAAGGTGGGACATTTTCGTGATTACTGCCTTGATCCCAATAGTCGATGGCAGGAGCTACGGCACCCTGAACCATTTGTTTTCTTCCACCCACAGCTTCCTATCTATATCGACAGCCGAAAAGAAGGCACCCTGCTTCGATACATTCGCCGATCATGCCGACCGAACGTGACACTCAAGACTTTCATCACAAATGAGATCGAGTACCATTTTTGCTTTGTCGCAAATCAAGATATTTCTGGTGACTCCGAGATCACGACCACCTGGTACCTAGATCCTCAACTGTTTCCGGCTAGCAATGGGTTCGTGAAGCAAGAGGGCCCGAACGATGGTATCCCCGATGCCGCGGCAATCTCGATCAGCAATGTTCTCGCACATTTTGGTGGCTGTGCTTGTGATCCTTCGCAGCCCTGCTTGCTGGCCAACGTTGATCGACGACAGCGGCCCCGAAACTCTGACTCAAACGTTAAACAACTGAATGGGAGACGAAAGAAGAGTAAAAATAGAAACAATGTATCTCCGGTCAGTACAGGTCGAGCAACCAACAGTCGGGCTGGGAGTGAAAGTCGTAAACATCGTGAAGACGAAGATCAGTCTGAGAATCGATCGGTGTCCGGATCTGTTCGGGATCATCCGCAAAGTAGGGATTTAACGCCCACCGGTCATAGTGCAGCAGACATATTGGGAACGAATGGAACGGAGCTTTCGGCGCGTGAGAAGCGTAAAATTGCTGCGGCAGAGAGGAAGTTTGAGCAACTTGAACAAGACCAACAACATGctcagaaaaagaggaagcGTACCAATGTGGGCACTAGTACATCC AAATCGTCCGGATCCTCGAAACCACCACGCTTGGACACTATGCCTACGCGTCGATCCCCTAGCACTTCCGCTAAAGCGTCTCCCGGTTCTGCAAATTCGCGTCGAGAGTCACGTTTAACTCCAAAGACTTCTGCTGCCAGCACTCCCCGAATTGGGTCTCCTTTGGCTCGTGCCAACTACGTTGATTGTAGTATCCAGACCGACTCAGACGAGACTGACCCACTCTATGTCCCTCCAAAATCGCCCCCTCGACCTTGTTTCGTCCCGCTTACAAAACGCCTTCTTTCACGTTACCACCATGATCGATTAAAGCTTGACGAATCCAAAGGCCTGAATCATGCGCCAGTCAAGCAGGCAATAAGTAGCATGCCTCCACCGCCAACACCTAAGCTACCTTTATCTCCCCAAAGCGAAAAAGACATCGAAATGAAAGACGTAGACACTAGCATTACCCTCCAAAGACTTGCTCGTCCAGCTTCACGATCTTCAGATCATGCGCCTATCGAATCTCCCGAGCTACCTTTCAAGCCGCCGCGTCTTCCACTACCGTCCACCGCAGCGCATAACTTCCCAGTTCGATCCCCCTCTGGTGATGAGCCAGGCAAACTTCGCGTTCAGCCACCTCAAGCACAGCCCTCGAGTCCAGTATCCTTTTCAAACAACCCGTCTAGCGGCCCCCATCCTACTTACCTGCCACCACCCTTGAGCACCAAGCTGCAAGGTCCTCCGAGCTCTTTAACACCAGGCTTGGGTATTACTGCACCAAGTCCTGTTAAAAAGAGGATGAGCTTGGGTGATTATATGAGGAGCCGGGGAAATCTGACGACTCCTAGTGCAGAGAAGTCTCATACACTGATTCTGTCGGGTGGTCAACCGCCAACGCCTTCGGCTGCTCCAGGCAACTCGACGGAATCTGGGCACACACCAACCAAGCCAACTCGAACAGCTGATGAACCCATCAAGCGTGAAAGCGATACTACATCCGATGTGGTTATGAAGGATGCCTCCTCTTTACCTCCGCACGCTGACAAGTCCTCCAACCCGGCTTTATTATCACGAGATCCACGGATAAATCCGTCAACTTAG
- the CDC73 gene encoding accessory factor associated with RNA polymerase II (BUSCO:324442at4751~EggNog:ENOG410PK36~COG:K~BUSCO:11333at33183): MATTDPSLSDPLLSLRRVLASGSPPILTTSPDLSTEHATEDLTKATHLYVTQPIPQTISLSTPTRFVSAAAKQPIDLRSIYFAWQKKDVAIPEYISSAQELNEALSKRQENGEGEATKILNLVFVERLDLITWLEGASEESEYIKPLEGVGAPGAADASAAAAGAASGAVGGVPAVSSAGGKAAGAPAITHVGGRPVKVIDARLQQIYNGERKLGDRNTVLRGIRPTDFSHVRKIAERFLGRSRSGAAPYPSGGAKPGVKPSAPGPGRGLVPKKSSDSSSSRRPNPIILVSPSASSLLRMSNIKTFLEDGTYIPPDHPSLSKSTGANRLKISRVLHSLHDSSSATAAKPNTSRSGTVFILVDSTADFKPEYWNNVVAVFTTGQTWQFKSYKWSSPPDLFKHVTGIFVGWRGEEVPREVKGWGRGVRTFAVERWDEKSANVNGPAIGGRTRWRDREVVEGIWGAIEEGMKARGWGSK, from the exons ATGGCGACCACTGACCCCAGCCTCTCGGACCCTCTCCTCTCACTTCGCCGCGTCCTTGCATCCGGAAGCCCTCCCATACTCACAACCTCTCCAGACCTCTCCACCGAACATGCGACGGAAGATCTAACCAAGGCGACCCATCTCTACGTCACACAGCCCATTCCGCAGACAATCTCCCTCTCCACGCCAACCCGTTTCGTCTCCGCGGCAGCGAAACAACCGATCGATCTACGAAGCATCTATTTTGCGTGGCAGAAGAAAGATGTTGCGATCCCGGAGTACATCTCCTCCGCTCAGGAGCTCAATGAGGCTCTGAGCAAGAGGCAGGAGAACGGTGAGGGAGAGGCGAcgaagatcttgaatttggTGTTTGTTGAACGGTTGGATCTGATCACTTGGCTTGAGGGTGCGTCGGAGGAGAGCGAGTATATTAAGCCTTTGGAAGGGGTGGGTGCTCCTGGTGCTGCGGATGCATCTGCTGCGGCGGCGGGTGCAGCGTCTGGTGCGGTGGGAGGAGTGCCTGCTGTTTCGAGTGCCGGGGGCAAAGCGGCTGGGGCACCGGCGATTACGCATGTTGGTGGGAGGCCGGTTAAGGTTATCGATGCGAGACTGCAGCAGATTTATAATGGGGAGAGAAAGTTGGGAGATCGAAATACAGTCTTGAGAGGGATTCGGCCGACG GACTTCTCTCACGTTCGCAAAATTGCCGAACGTTTTCTTGGCCGGAGCCGTTCAGGCGCAGCTCCGTATCCAAGTGGTGGTGCAAAACCAGGTGTCAAGCCATCCGCTCCAGGACCAGGCCGTGGCCTCGTTCCCAAGAAATCCTCCGATTCTAGCTCATCGCGTCGTCCCAATCCAATTATCCTAGTCTCACCGTCCGCATCTTCTCTCCTCCGGATGTCAAATATCAAGACCTTCCTTGAAGATGGCACCTATATACCACCAGACCACCCATCCCTCTCCAAATCCACCGGTGCCAACCGTCTCAAAATCTCGCGTGTTCTTCATTCTCTCCACGACTCTTCCAGCGCCACAGCCGCCAAGCCAAATACTTCCCGCAGCGGAACGGTCTTCATCCTCGTTGACAGCACTGCTGATTTCAAGCCTGAATACTGGAATAATGTCGTCGCTGTTTTCACTACCGGCCAAACATGGCAGTTTAAGTCGTACAAGTGGTCGTCACCACCGGATCTTTTCAAGCATGTGACGGGTATATTTGTGggctggagaggagaggaggttCCCAGGGAGGTCAAGGGATGGGGACGTGGTGTGCGTACGTTCGCAGTTGAGCGCTGGGATGAAAAGAGTGCGAATGTAAATGGACCTGCGATTGGTGGGCGGACAAGATGGAGAGATAGAGAGGTTGTCGAGGGTATATGGGGTGCCATTGAGGAAGGAATGAAAGCTAGAGGCTGGGGCTCGAAGTGA